CTCCGCGACCGCGCTGCCCGCATCGTGCAGGACACCGGAGCCGACGGTGCAATCGTAGGAGCGCTCGCCCAGGCGAACGGGCACGGTGATACGGTCGTTCATCGCTTGTTTCCCGAGGCCGGCGTGCGCATTTCCGCGTCGCTGCGTCCGCTTCCGCGCAGCCGCGGCGCGATCGCCGAGGCAACTCTCGCAGCGGCCTGCTCGACGCTGAGCCCGTCGGTTTCGACCATGACGTCGGCCTTGCGGTAGGCAGGCAACCGCTCCTCGTACAGCTTCCTCAGACGCTCGCCGGCGCCCGGCCCCGAGGCCAGCGGCCGTTTATCCGAGCGAGCCACGCGATCGAGGATCACTTGCGGCGAGGTGACGAGGCATACCACCGGACCGAGCGCCTTCAGCACTGCGCGGTTGTCCGGATCGACGAAGGTGCCGCCTCCGGTTGCGATCACCGACGGCCTCGGCAGCGAAAGGGCCGCGATCGTCTCGCGCTCGAGGCGACGGAAGCCGGCCTCGCCGCTGCGCGCGAAGATCTCGGAGATCGACGTCGCGGATTTCTCCTCGATGACCTGGTCGGTGTCGACGAAGTCGAAGCCGAGGCGGCGGGCGAGGCGCTTTCCGACGGCGGTTTTTCCCGAGGCCATGAAGCCTGTGATCACGACGTGGAGCATGGCCAAAGGAGAAGACTAGCACGGCCCGACTCCGATGGAACGCGCTGCGGCGGGGCGCATCCGCTCGTATGCGCAGCGCGCTGGCGAGCGAATTCACCGGCGGATCACGGCGCGGTCGCATCGTCGAGAACCCGGGGCGTCACCAGCACGAGAAGCTCTTCCTCTTCGTGCAGGTCGGAGCTCTTGCCGAACAGGGAGCCCAGTACCGGCACGTGGTGGATTCCCGGGATTCCCGCGTCGTTGGCGGTGGCCGCTTCGCGCGTCAATCCGCCGAGCACTGCGGTTTCCCCGCTCGTGACGAGGACCTCGGCGTCGACCATGCGGCTGAGCTCCTCGGGAATGTCATCCGGCGGAAGTGGTGCACCGAGGCTGCTCGACTTGGCCTTGATCCGCAGCAGCACGCGGCTGCCTCCGCGAATGGACGGTGTGACTTCCAGCCGCACGCCCACCGGAATTTCCTCCGTCGCACGATCGCTTGCCGGCACCGTCGTGTCATTGCCGACGACGGTGCCGTGGCTCGGCAGCCGGATGCGAAGAATGCGCGCGCTCTCGACCGTTGCCGGGCTCCCTTCGAGCATCACGACGCTCGGTCTCGAGACGACGCGCAGCTTGCCGCTGGCCTCGAGCGCGGAAAGTCGGGCATCCAGCGCCGAGGCACCGTGAGTAGCAATGAGGAGCGCGGCGCTGCCGGCGTCGCTCACCGGCGGAGGGAATTTGACCTCGCTTCCAACGGTACCGGTGAGCTTCCATTCGACGCCGAGATCCAGGCGCGCCGTGCGCGAGCACTCGACGATCTTCGCGTCGAGCAGGATGCGCCTCTGCGGCCGGTCGAGCTCGGAAATCGTCGCAAGAAGGTGCGCCGTGGCATCGGTCGCACCGGTGAGGACGAGAGTATTGGACGCCGCGTCGGCCGCGACGGAAACGCCGAGCGTTTCGCCGGCGTGCGCGAGGATCGTCGCCGTGTCCTTTGCCGTTGCGTGGGCCAGGTGCACGACGCGTGGCCTCAGCGATGCACCTGGATGCTCGTCGTGTTTCGCAGGGTCGTGAGCGACCGCGGGCGATGTGGCCGCAGGCGGTGATGCCGCAGCGATCGATGCCGGCTGCGCGACCTCGACGGGCGTTGCGGCATCGCCTTTCGTCTGGTCGTCGCGATGCGGCGACGGACGCCGCACCTCGATCATGTCGTCGGCAATCGAGTAGTCGAAGCCGAACACGTGGGCATACGCTTCCAGGCGCTGTTTCCAGTCGAGCGCTGCCGAAGCGCTCGCGGTAAGGTCGCCGCGCAAATCGGGACTCAGGACGAGGTCCTTGTTCGCGTCCCTTGCGACATCGCCGAGCCACGCCGACAGCGGCCTCGTCTTTAGCTCGGAAGCCGTAGAAGCGAGCGGCAGCGCTGGCGGCGCAGGGGGGTGCAACACCGCGGGAAGGGCCACCTGCCGGGAAACCTGCAACGACCCGAACGGTGCCAGCAGGCGTCGCGATACAAGCGACGTCGCAGCGACCGTGCCGGCGAGCGCGAGCACGGCGGCGGCGCGCCGGCGCCGGTCGCTGCGCTTTCCCGCAGCGAGAAGGTCAGTGCGCACGGCCCGCTCCGAACCACGCCACCGCAAGACCGACCGGCACCGCAAGATCGCCGCCGAGCGCCTCGGCGCTGCCCTCGGTGCCGGCGAGCACCGAGACTGCCGCCAGGTGCTGGCGACGGGCACCCTCGGTGTCGGCGCTGCCGAGAGCCTCGGCCAGCGACGCCAGCGCGCACGGCTCGCAGTCGAGCGCCGCCAGTCGCAAACGCGCCCGCCGGAACATGGCCGCCGCATGCGCGACGGCCGCCTCGTCAGCCCACGCCGTCAGGCCCTCGGCGCCGCTGACCAGGCTCGAGCATCCCGAGATGGCGTCCCCGCCGTGCTCGTCTGCCGGCGACCGGTTCGCCGATCCGACGCGGCAGAACGGCGCCGCGAGCGCCGCCACGTGCCACGCCTTTTCGCAGCCGAGCACCCACGCGATCTCGAGGACGCCTGGAGCGAAGAGGGAACCGGCCACGGGCGGCGAGTACGACGCTGCGCAGGCCTCCAGCAACGGCTCCCGCTCGGCGCGAGCGACGACCGCCGCCACGATGCGGTCGGAAGCCAGGTACCAGAACGTTGCGCGGCGGGCACGGAGCGGGACGGACATGCGCGAGAGTCGCTCGGTGCAAGGCTTTCGCGCAACGACGCGGCTGTAATGGAAAGACGACCGGCCACGATGGCGCGGCAGCGTCCGGGCGAACGCGGCGGCGCAGGTGCTGCCGCTCTGCACATGAGCACGCCGCTCGTGGCTTCGCCGCCACGCCATGAAAACATTGGGGCGGTGCCTGGTTTCGTCCACGTGACCCCGCTGCCGGCAGTCGCCTCGCTGGCGCGCCTGACGTACTCCGTGCCCGACGCGCTCGCCGGCGTCGTGACCGTCGGCGTGCGCGTCGTCGTTCCGCTCGGCCCGAGGCGTGTCACCGCGCTGGTGGTCGGCATGGCCGACACGGCGCCCGACGGAGTCGCCTGTCGTCCGCTGATCTCGCTGCTCGACGATTGCCCCATCGTGCCGGGCAAACTGCTCGAGCTTCTCGAGTGGATGGCGGACTACTACCTCGCCCCCGTGGGCGAGGCCCTGGCACTGGCCGTCGGCCGCGCGCTGACGACGACGTCCCAGCGCGTCGTCTCGCTCCACGACACCGCTGCCACCGGCGAGGATCCGCTCGAAACGCAGATCCTTGCGCTGCTCGCGAAAGCCGGCCGGCCTACGCCGCTCGCGCGTATCGCGCAGGCGGTAGGGCGGCGATCGATCGATCGCTCCCTTGCGGCGATGAGCGCGCGCGGCGTCGTGTCGATCGACGACGTGATGGCGGCGCCGCGGGCGCGCACCCAGTTCGAGACGACGATCGTCGTCGAACGCCTGCCCGACGAGCTGACGGAATCGACGATGTTCAGCCGCGCGCCGAAGCGGCGCGCGTTGTTCGACCACCTCGTGCGCGCGCCCGGACGCCGCGCAACGATGTCCGAGCTCGGCGAGCTGTTCCCGTCGGCCGCCCAGTCGCTGGTGCCGCTGGTCGAGGCGGGGCTGGTGCGAAGCATCAAGACCGAGCGCCTGCGTGCGCCGGGAGACTACGTCGAGGCGGGCCAGGCGCCCGAATTGACGAACGACCAGCAGCGGGTAGTCGACAGCGTCACAGGCTGCCTCGAGAGTTTTTCGACGCTGCTATTGCAGGGAGTGACGGCGGCCGGCAAGACCGAAGTCTACCTTCGTTCGATCGAAGAGACGCTTTCGCGCGGGAAAGGCGCGCTCGTGCTGGTGCCCGAAATCTCTCTGACGCACCAGGTAGTCGCGCGCCTGCGCGCCCGCTTTGGCGACCTCGTGGCAGTGCTGCACAGCGACCTGACGCCGGGCGAACGCTGGGACGAATGGCGGCGCATCGCGCGCGGGCAGGCGCGGGTCGCCGTCGGTGCGCGCTCGGCAGTGCTGGCACCGCTGCCGTCGGTAGGCCTGATCGTCGTCGATGAAGAGCACGATGCGTCGTACAAGCAGGACGACGGCGTGCGCTACCACGCACGTGACACTGCAGTGATGCGCGGCCGCATCGAGGGCTGCCCCGTGCTCCTCGGATCGGCGACACCTTCACTCGAAAGCTGGCGTCATGCGATCGAGGGGCGCTATCGCCACCTGCGGCTGCCGAACCGCGTCACGCCGTGCCCACCGCCTCGCATCGAAGTCGTCGATCTGCGCGGCAAGGACATCGAGTCGGCCGGCGGGCTGAGCCCGGCGCTCATCGACGCGATCCGCGCCAACTTCGATGCCGGCGGGCAGACGCTGCTGTTTCTCAACCGGCGCGGCTATGCGCGCTCGCTGCAGTGCTGGGGTTGCGGCTCCTCGATGGAGTGCTCGTCGTGCAGCGTCGCGCTGACGGTGCACCAGGGCGACCGCTCGCTGCGCTGCCACCACTGCGACGCGCGCCGCGCGATCCCGTCGGTGTGCCCGTCCTGCGGCAAGGACGCGCTTTTCTCCCAGGGCCTCGGAACCCAGCGGCTGGAGGCTGCCGTGCGATCGCTGCTGCCTCGCGCGCGCATTGCCCGCCTCGACCGCGACGTCACCGAACAGCGCGGGCTGCTCGCCGAAACGCTCGCCGCCTGGCGACGACGCGACGTCGACGTGCTGCTCGGCACCCAGATGATCGCCAAGGGACACGACGTTCCCGGCGTCACGCTGGTCGGTGTCGTGCAGGCGGACATGTCGCTGTCGATCCCCGATTTCCGCGGAAGCGAGAGAACCTATCAGCTCATCGCCCAGGTTGCCGGACGCGCGGGCCGCGGCAATGACCAGGGCCGCGTGCTCGTGCAGACGTACCAGCCCGAACATCCCGCGATCGCGATGGCCGCGGCCCACGAGTTCGACGGTTTCGCGCGCATCGAGCTCGCAGCGCGCGCCGAGCTCGGCTACCCGCCCCACACGCGCATGGGAATGCTGCGCCTGGAAGGAGCAGAGCGCAGCGTCGTCGATCGGCTGGCGGCGCAGGCCGCTCGCGCGATGAGCGAGTGCGGCCGCAGCGATCCCGCGTTCGCGGTGCGCGGTCCCGCACCGGCAGTGATCGAGCGCATCAAGGAGCGCTATCGCTTCCACGTGCAGGTGCGTTCGGTCCACTCGACGCTGGTGCGAGCGGCGCTGGCCCAGGGCCGCGCCAGCGTCGCGATCGCCGCGCGGGCCTCACGCGTGCGCGTGCTCGCCGACGTCGATCCGGTCGACATGTTCTGACGCTGTCGAGGGCCATCGGATCGTCGCAGGGCCTCGTGCGGGCGTGTTGCGATTGCGGCTTTTTTGCCGTTGACTGGCCGATGTGTCCGTCCTCGAGATCAAGAAATACCCGAGCCGCGTGCTCAAGCAGAAGGCGCATCCGCTGCGCGAGATCAGCAGTCGCACCGCGCGCATGCTCCACGACATGGTCGACACCATGTACATCGCCAACGGGATCGGGCTGGCGGCTCCCCAGGTCGGCGTCCTCGAGCGCGTGATCGTCGTCGACATCGATTCCCAGAACCGCGGCAAGAACCTGCTGAAGATCATCAACCCGGTGATCGTCGAGTCGCACGGCTCGATCGTCTGGGAAGAGGGCTGCCTGAGCATCGTCAACTACGTCGCCGAAGTGAAGCGCGCGCGCGAAATCCTCGTACGCGGCTGGACGCTCGACGAGAAGGAAGTGGAGGTGGAGGCGAGCGAGCTGGAAGCCGTGTGCCTCCAGCACGAGATCGATCATCTCGAAGGAACGCTGTTCATCGACCACGTCTCCCGCCTGAAGCGCGAGCTGTATCGCAAGCGCCTGCGCAAGGAGAATCCCGAGTTGGTCGAAGACCCCGAGTCTCCCGCAGGCACCATCCTCTGACGGCCCCTTCTCCCAGCGCTCTCGACCTCGTTTTCATGGGGACGCCCGAATATGCGGCCGTTTCCCTGCGACGTCTGCTCGAGTCGCCCCACCGCGTGCGCGCGGTCGTCACCAGGCCGGACAAGCCGCGCGGACGTGGACGCAACATCGAGCCCGGTCCCGTGCGCCGCGTCGCCGAAGAAGCCGGCATCGAAGTGCTCGCGCCGGCTTCGGCGCGCGACGAGACGTTCCTGCAGCGCTTGCATTCGCTTCGCGCCGATCTCGGCGTCGTCGTCGCATACGGGCGCATCCTGCCGGCTGCCGCTCTTGCCGCGCCGCGCCTCGGCTGCATCAATGCGCATGCGTCCCTTCTTCCGGAGCTGCGCGGCGCGGCGCCCATCGAGCGCTCCATTCTCGCCGGCCTTACCCGCACCGGCGTCACGATCATGCAGATGAACGAAGGCCTCGACGAAGGCGACATCCTGTTTGCGAGCGAGGTCGCGATACTCGACGAGACGACCGGCGGATCGCTGCGCGAACAGCTCGCCGGGCTTTCGGCGCAGATGCTGGTCGAAGCCGTCGATCGCGTGGCGAGCGGCAGCGTTCATCCCGTTGCCCAGGACAACGCCCGCGCGACTTTTGCTCCACCGCTTCGCAGGGAAGAGACGGCGATCCGCTGGGGCGAAGACGCGCACGCGCTGTGGCTGCGCGTGCGTGCATTCGCACCGCGGCCGGGCGCGTTCGCGCTCGACGGACGGGCGCGACTGAAGATTCTCGAGGCGCGGGTGGCCGCACCGGCGGCAACGCCTGCTGCACCGGGCACGATCATCGCGCAAAGCGGCGCTGCAATCGTCGTTGCCTGCGGAACCGGAGCGCTCGCGCTCCACACCGTGCAGCCCGAGGGCAAGCGCGCGATGGCTGCGCGCGACTGGGCGCTCGGGCTTCGCGACCGCGGCGACCCGCCCCACGTGCTGCATGACGGAATCTGACCCGCGACGCCTCGCCGCCGCCGTCCTCCTCGCCGTCGAAGACGGGGCC
The sequence above is a segment of the Candidatus Binatia bacterium genome. Coding sequences within it:
- a CDS encoding secretin N-terminal domain-containing protein, which produces MRTDLLAAGKRSDRRRRAAAVLALAGTVAATSLVSRRLLAPFGSLQVSRQVALPAVLHPPAPPALPLASTASELKTRPLSAWLGDVARDANKDLVLSPDLRGDLTASASAALDWKQRLEAYAHVFGFDYSIADDMIEVRRPSPHRDDQTKGDAATPVEVAQPASIAAASPPAATSPAVAHDPAKHDEHPGASLRPRVVHLAHATAKDTATILAHAGETLGVSVAADAASNTLVLTGATDATAHLLATISELDRPQRRILLDAKIVECSRTARLDLGVEWKLTGTVGSEVKFPPPVSDAGSAALLIATHGASALDARLSALEASGKLRVVSRPSVVMLEGSPATVESARILRIRLPSHGTVVGNDTTVPASDRATEEIPVGVRLEVTPSIRGGSRVLLRIKAKSSSLGAPLPPDDIPEELSRMVDAEVLVTSGETAVLGGLTREAATANDAGIPGIHHVPVLGSLFGKSSDLHEEEELLVLVTPRVLDDATAP
- the def gene encoding peptide deformylase gives rise to the protein MSVLEIKKYPSRVLKQKAHPLREISSRTARMLHDMVDTMYIANGIGLAAPQVGVLERVIVVDIDSQNRGKNLLKIINPVIVESHGSIVWEEGCLSIVNYVAEVKRAREILVRGWTLDEKEVEVEASELEAVCLQHEIDHLEGTLFIDHVSRLKRELYRKRLRKENPELVEDPESPAGTIL
- the fmt gene encoding methionyl-tRNA formyltransferase, producing MGTPEYAAVSLRRLLESPHRVRAVVTRPDKPRGRGRNIEPGPVRRVAEEAGIEVLAPASARDETFLQRLHSLRADLGVVVAYGRILPAAALAAPRLGCINAHASLLPELRGAAPIERSILAGLTRTGVTIMQMNEGLDEGDILFASEVAILDETTGGSLREQLAGLSAQMLVEAVDRVASGSVHPVAQDNARATFAPPLRREETAIRWGEDAHALWLRVRAFAPRPGAFALDGRARLKILEARVAAPAATPAAPGTIIAQSGAAIVVACGTGALALHTVQPEGKRAMAARDWALGLRDRGDPPHVLHDGI
- a CDS encoding shikimate kinase: MLHVVITGFMASGKTAVGKRLARRLGFDFVDTDQVIEEKSATSISEIFARSGEAGFRRLERETIAALSLPRPSVIATGGGTFVDPDNRAVLKALGPVVCLVTSPQVILDRVARSDKRPLASGPGAGERLRKLYEERLPAYRKADVMVETDGLSVEQAAARVASAIAPRLRGSGRSDAEMRTPASGNKR
- the priA gene encoding primosomal protein N', with the protein product MPGFVHVTPLPAVASLARLTYSVPDALAGVVTVGVRVVVPLGPRRVTALVVGMADTAPDGVACRPLISLLDDCPIVPGKLLELLEWMADYYLAPVGEALALAVGRALTTTSQRVVSLHDTAATGEDPLETQILALLAKAGRPTPLARIAQAVGRRSIDRSLAAMSARGVVSIDDVMAAPRARTQFETTIVVERLPDELTESTMFSRAPKRRALFDHLVRAPGRRATMSELGELFPSAAQSLVPLVEAGLVRSIKTERLRAPGDYVEAGQAPELTNDQQRVVDSVTGCLESFSTLLLQGVTAAGKTEVYLRSIEETLSRGKGALVLVPEISLTHQVVARLRARFGDLVAVLHSDLTPGERWDEWRRIARGQARVAVGARSAVLAPLPSVGLIVVDEEHDASYKQDDGVRYHARDTAVMRGRIEGCPVLLGSATPSLESWRHAIEGRYRHLRLPNRVTPCPPPRIEVVDLRGKDIESAGGLSPALIDAIRANFDAGGQTLLFLNRRGYARSLQCWGCGSSMECSSCSVALTVHQGDRSLRCHHCDARRAIPSVCPSCGKDALFSQGLGTQRLEAAVRSLLPRARIARLDRDVTEQRGLLAETLAAWRRRDVDVLLGTQMIAKGHDVPGVTLVGVVQADMSLSIPDFRGSERTYQLIAQVAGRAGRGNDQGRVLVQTYQPEHPAIAMAAAHEFDGFARIELAARAELGYPPHTRMGMLRLEGAERSVVDRLAAQAARAMSECGRSDPAFAVRGPAPAVIERIKERYRFHVQVRSVHSTLVRAALAQGRASVAIAARASRVRVLADVDPVDMF